From Platichthys flesus chromosome 19, fPlaFle2.1, whole genome shotgun sequence:
gggttgaatatttctgattgcaactgtaagTGCCGCAAAGCGCAAAGCAGCATCAATTCTCGGGCAGGCAGCCGCCTAGCTGCTCAAACCGGAAGTACATTTCCCTCGCCGGTAAGCCGGCGATTCTGCCTATTCTGCTACTTTGTAATGTCATAGCTGAGATGTTGTTTTATACTCCGTTCAATGTAGGGGTTCggggggtaaatgatgatgtcTTCACAAGTGACAGACCTACGCAAGCCTAAAGTTGGATATATTTTTTGAAGTTTTCAAATTTCACATATTAAACACATATAAACCATATCCCTTCCCTACTTTAAACCCAAGTGCCATGCCTGAGGGAATATCAACTTCTTGGAGTGGTATGTCAGATGATGAacaaaaccccccccccaaacaaacaGACTTTAAATGAAGAAACATTTCATATCTATTAACAATAGTAATAGCAGCATTACCTTTATTATAATACCAAAGGAACATGACAAGGGAGTGCATTTTCCTGGTATACTGAAAGGTCACCACACCCTTTGGAACTTATTATCGGAGCTATGAACTGATTAAAAGATCTTTTCAAGTTGAAGACATCCCACGATGTCCCTCACCCTCTGACCGTAGGTCACCCACCCACAGTGTGACATCGTCCCTCAACCTAAGAAGTATCGCCTAACTGGCCGGCAGGAAGGCAAAAGACAATGTACGTGCCTTGGTTGGAGTCAGAGGTGTCGACCTCTCTGGTGGTGCCGAAAAGTGCGAGCAGAGGGTTAGTGTCCACATTGAGCAAATGGATTATGGACAGAGTTTGAAAAATGTCTCTCCAATAATTTCCTAGACTAGAACACGTTCAGAACACAATTTATAAGGAAAGCCTTTGACATTGAGGAATAAAAGTCTTGCTCCCAGGAGGTTTCAATTTTGTTTAGAAGAGCACAGAAATTCCTAAATGTGTCATTCATTTCGGTGTGGTCAAAGGAGATTCTTCCATCCTACAATAACAAAACGACCATTTATATCCAATATCAGACTGTGATGTTCAAAGGATTTAAACCACCGTATCCTTGGCCTGAAAGGTGGAGTGACGTTGCTACCGCCACGTTTACTGTTCGGAGACGTCATGCTTGTATGGACAGGCACGGATGAATGATGTCATGAGTGCAAACAGGCGCGCTGTTTTTATCTGACATTTAATCAGCAATAATTTCCgattcagataaataaataataatataaaattccTATAGTCGGGCCAATAATATATCGGGCCGATATATATCGGGTCCGTAGTAAGTACACATACACAATAAGTGTGAACATACTTGGGCATAGGAGCTGCTGGGACTGGggctgagctggaggagaaattCACATTCTGGATATTGTTGGTGGTTGGTGTATGCGTTGAATCCTGGGTTCGAGGTACGTTCCCCATGCGATACCAGATTCCCATGTTGTTGAGCTCTCTGTCAAACAAGTAAAGTCGCATTAAGCAGAAAGAACTGAAAATAACatcataaaatagaaaaataactggCAGATCCACACTCAACGTGGGCAGCCATCTTCCTCGACAGATTGGGGTGTGATGAGAGCAAAAGGCCCATTTGAATCTTCCTCTACATCTTTTGTAGGGatgtcacgataccaaaaatGTTGTTAACAAAATGAAATTGACTTTATCACAGACACTCctttaacaaaatatttgaatatacaTAAAATAACAATGGCTATCGCcataaataataagaaatgaTTATTACAATTATATACAGTGGCATGAAGAGAATTATGAGATTTCAGTTATAAGGTATAGCttaatgaaagagaaaaaggcaGAGGCTGCATACActtaatgtacacacacataaccacacTTATATACTCGACTCTGCAAGCCCTTCAAGGccggtcagtgtgtgtgtgtgtgtgtgtgtgtctgtgtttagtTTGCTCAGGAGTTTGTGAGAGACgtatttaaacaaacactaaGCAAACAGACAAATCCAGTCTTGGCTGCAGGACGTGCTGAgctcctaaaaaaaaaaagggatagTAAACAGTTTTCTAACGttactctgcaccatagaccgttttataaaaatgtccagcgcacaaacaacaaaaagtgCCAGTATATTGtacagctgtttgaagaagactcactaatgacaaggaataattctgaagtggACTCCAGAGCATTAACAGTAAACACCACAGCCCATTCTGAACAGGCAGGTTTATTAACGGGCACTGCATTAGGGCAAATTACATTAAATAGAGTCCAGTGTTTTTGCTGCAAAATTAGCATGTTTGATCGCTCACAATTGTGTTGGGTGTATttaattccacaaaaaaaaaaaaatacaaagcataTATGCAGCCTTGTGCATGAGCAACAGGCCAATGGAACTGGCAGCAATTTCATAGCGCTATCAAAGATCTAAAACTCCATAGTGAGACTTTAAGTCCAATGTATATTTCTGACTCTGTTGCCTGTGTCTGGACTGAACACACCATATTCTGTAATATCAAAGATACTCCAGCTTCTTCACGCCCCACTATTTTAAACATGCCTTAGTTACTGGACACCTGAAAAAAAAGTCTGGTGCTTTAACTTAGTGATCCATGTGATTAGTTGTCTCGAGAAAGCTATGAATACATAAATTAaccaaaattaaaatgtaatccCAAGCTACTCACCCTATAAAGGTATACTGAGGGGGGGCCTGTTTGGAGCGTCCCAGGATTCGGATGTCACAAATGGCTGCCTCTGTGGAGTCCCGCGGAATAAACTTAATGCAGAGACGCCTCTTCCTGAAAGCTTGTTCCTCTAAGGGACATGCGAAAGACAGGAAGACTGAGTGTCACTTTAACCGGCTCATTTACTACACAAGAGTGGAGAGCCTTATCTGAACATATCTGTTTGGAATGGCcagtttgcttggcctgtggtattACTTGTTGCAGTTTTCTTAAGACGTTTTTAGACATGAAAATGTCCATAATAACAAAGAAATCCCCAAAAGATTAAGGTTAGGAGTGGTGCTGCATGCTGGAGGCAGAATGTACTGTATTCAAAAGCTATCGAATCTTGCGCATATCTAATAGAGGTTTTCAATGCATATTAATGCGGATGTAGACATTTTCTGCAACGTTTGTTGTTTTAGCAATGTCCCACAGCTGCATAATTATAACCACcactgcttcaggatcagaacAGACGCACATTAAAAGTCTGTTGGTGTTTTTTCGTGTCAAAGTCTATTGTCTGAGTGTACTCCCTCCACTCTGACCAGCGCTTACTTTatactttaacaataaacaccgaCACTCATCCCAAGTTATTAGGACCTGGGGCCTCACATACAAAACAGTGCATAGGATTCATACTAAAAATGTATGTGCGCACAAAAGCAGTTGCTGCTGTTGTCAATTTGCCTGCTGTCGTGAATGCACTGTTGTTGTGATAGACAAAGTCACTTATTTTGATCAGTCACTGCTAATGAGTCGCATTGAATACCTGTGCATTCAAACTGTATTAATATTGAGCATTGTGTCCAAATCAAACATAACTTACATGCATGTGCCTACAGTGATTTCAGGAATTATAAGACAGAATAAAGTAAgtcattaatattattttcagCAATATTCTACAACACAGTCATGCTATCAGTGATTTTATCTTGACTTGATAACTTACGAGTGTCAACTGTCTCCTGGATCGGGATGAAACCCACAGGCAGAGTGTCCTTTATATCTATAAGCTTCATGTCCACAAGAACGTTGCCTAAATGGCTCTGTAGCGGGAAAAGGGGGGCATTTGATTAAGAAAGATTTTTAGGGGGAAAAGGCCCAAGTTgtacaaagaaaataagaaattgGAATAGGAAAATGAGTGAATTCAACTTCTCCACCAAATGGTATTATTACTTTTAGATTTAGAATTTTACTAATTTCAAATGGTTCAAATAGTATCACACGCATGGGTTGGTGATGTGAGTTTACTTACATTTTCTTTAGAGAAGACCCTGGTAAAACAGAGGTAGCGGGTCACCTTGGATTTAAATAGGCCATCTTTCCATAGGTCAGCATCTAGGCCATCTGTTGTTGTTGAGACCTGTGAACAGTCAGGGTACAAGATGACATGGttacatcattacattatttgtatatacatataattttcaataactgaatatataccactaatagaaaacaaattttctagatgtctacctgatagtgctgtagctaaatttaaggaaataattccaattacattttaaCCCGTATTATCAGTAGATATAAAGAAcatattctttaaaaacctgagctccattgagatcgaccacctcgtcgatagctctgcagactcattacgattatcATTAGATTAACATTCAATAGCCcctctaaaaaaagaaacatgtcaaacatagtaaattagctccgtggtataattcccagacaaatgacttaaaaaaattatcaagaaaactagaaaggaagtggcgctccagcaaccatgttgaaaacctcatagactggaagaatagtctcaaaaaatataaaaaggctctccacaaagcaagagccgtctacaattcaaaactaatagaagagaataaaaacaaccccaggtttctcttcatcactgtagccaggctgacagagatctaaaccccgactgaaatCACAGTACAGaaatgtcctttcgcaaaaatatgcagaaaaactagtccacgcctttgttacatcgtgactggactattgtaattaattattataaggctccagcagtaagtcgttaaagactctacagcttgtccaaatgccgcagcacgtgtgttgacgagaaccaagaaaagagagcacatttctccattaTTAGCATTGCTACACTGGATTctagttaaatctagaatagaattaaaaattctcctcctcaccttcaaggcccttaataatatagcacCTTTtcaccttaaagagctgttagtaccttataaacccactagagcactgcgCTCCCAGAATTAAGGCCTACTTGTCAatcctaaagtctctaaaagtagagtaggagacagagcttttagccatcaagcccctctgctgtggaataatctaccactttcagttcgggaggcagacactatctgttcgtttaagagtaggctcaaaaccttcctttttgataaagcttatacagtgccttgcataagtattcaccccccttggactttttcccattatgtactgttactaactggaattcaaatagacttaaataaactttttcccgtttgatcaacaaaacatgcatagtactttggaggtgcaaaataaattttattgtgacacaaacaataatgagaacaaaaaagttgacatctgttgggtgcataagtattcacccccctgtgtcaatacttggtagaaccccctttcgctgcaattacagctgcaagtcttttggggtatgtctctaccagctttgcacatctagagatggaaaggtttgtccattcttcttggcaaaaaagatgaagctcagtcagattggatggagaccgcctgtgaaccgcaatcttcaagtcttgccatagattctctattggattgaggtctgggctttgactgggccattttaagacattaacattctttaatccaaaccattcctttgtagctctggctgtatgtttagggtcattgtcctattggaagatgaacctccgccccagtctcaagtcttttgcagactgtatcagattttcttcaaggatttccctgtatttggctacagttgggatggtgtgctcagggtgatgggcagtgttgggttttcgccacacatagcgttttgcattgaggccaaaaagttcaattttggtctcatctgaccagagcaccttcttccacatgtttgctgtgtctcccacatggcttctggcaaactccaaacgggattttttatggatccctttcaacaatggctttcttcttgccactcttccataaaggccagatttgtggagtagacgactaataattgtcctgtggacagattctcccacctcagctgtggatctctgcaactcctccagagtaaccatgggcctcctggttgcttctctgattaattttctccttgtccgactcttcagtttgggtggacggacTCCTCTTGGTAgttttgcggttgtgccatattctttccattttcttatgatggattttatggtgctcagagagatgttcaaagctctggatatttttttataacctaaccctgcttcatatttctccacaactttatccctgacctgtttggtgagctccttggtcttcatgatgctgtttgttcagtaatgatctccaacaaactctgagtccgtcacagaacaggtgtatttatactgagattaaattgcagacaggtggaccctatttactaattatgtgacttgcaaatgtgacttgtgaatgcaattggtcgcaccagatctttgttaggggtttcacagtaaagggggtgaatacatatgcactcaacacttttcagatttttatttgtaaataattgtgaaatccatgtaatatttccccccacttccaaataatgcactattttgtgttggtccattacataaactcacgatgaaataaattttaatctgtggttataccatgacaaaatgtagaaaagtccaaagggggtgaatacttatgcaaggcactgtagttagagctaattagtgcggcagcaggtaacttgttctattttatgacgcatgacacacagagcttctttttccagcttctccttcctcttctccaccctatcccccttccccggaatccctttgctttatcacccgcagatcccgggcctctgtggccgcaccatggattgcggtttttGGATCGCGCATTaggggtcgcggtggtggatccagtgtggcggattctgtgtcatgtgggctgatcgtggtgctggtggcggaccctgtgtcgcgttggcattgggtacgggcggtggaccaggaccgcggctcgttgtgggtcctggtgggcggcagtggacggtgactgaggactggagtggcgtctggtctggatggtggattgtggtcctgctggttgctgaccttGGACTGCGATTGCAgtgggactgcttggcatgtcatgttggggttgtccttcgggatattgaccctcatcaatgctgctaaaaactttaatctggatgatgttttcctacacctgacatctattgcacttctgtccgtcctgagagagggatacctcacatgtgtctctctcggaggtttctacgtttttttaccctgttaaaagggattttagtagtttttccttcaTCTTactgagggtgaaggacagaggatgtcacaccctgttaaagccctatgagacttattgtaatttgtgaatatgggctatacaaataaaatttgattgattgattatataGTATCTCtgagttttttttcatcaactaAATAACACACATCTTCAATAGGCTAAAATCTTGAAAAATTTCACTGATACTTATAGGTAGTTTTTAATTACGCTTAGTATAAACACCAATAATGGTGTTTCAACTCCTTAGGTAAGGAGTTGaaacccaaggtcaggttacccaaggtcaggttatacaTAAAGGGCCAACCAACTGTAAATTGTCTAcgttgagggactttcatatccATCTCAGATGCTCCAGACAGAGGCAACAACTTTGACTctcaccaacttcaactcttttgTGTATTacaccagtggcaagacgtaAAGACACAATATGATTTAGTAATGCATACTTAaggcttaactatccaataggatgtgaacacctacatgtaagatagagagtgacagcaatttctaaccttgatgcatcaagtctacattaaaatcttctgcataagacatcagctgctgcctgagttctcctttcaccatcTTCCAGAAAACTCCCATAACAGGCTCTTGCACAGAGGTGgacgactctgcatcgatgcagtGACTGAACATTCTAATGTTTTCTGCAACGTTCAGTGTTTCAGTTGTTATCCACTGCTGAGTAATTAGAACCCCGCTGCTTCAAGAAAGACACCGGTCATCCTGTGTCAGTCTCTTTCAGTCTGTTTCCTCCTTACTCCAACTGTGAACcgcgctcactttacacttcgacaataaacacaatcactgtTCACAAGTTGTTATCCAGGagcataaatatgaattcatcagGTTTTTTATAAAGATTAGTTCTAAGTGTGATGATACGAAAACATCAGAGAGGCAGAGTCAGTGCAGTGGCAAtgatttaagataagataaagtaaaactttattaatccaCACACTGGGGATTTTCAATTGTTTCAGCAGCAAGCACATCAGATCGAggtagaaaagagaaaaaagacatttaaaaatgcaatagaataaaaatgtttaattaaataaagagtATATGCACCttctcactgcagtgtgtgtatgaaatGTTATAAGTAAAGTGTAGTGGCACAGGATGAATGTACAAGCAagtcaaatattttttgttcatatgaaaaaaaaattgtatatagGAAGAAAattgtacataaacacaaaggtgcaaaaaatgtatttgtggttATTTGATTTATATCGCGATATATATATCGATTCCGACTGATATGACAAATATTGCGATATTATTTTGTTCCACATCATCTACCTCTAATCTGCGGGAAGAACTTCTCCTctggagtgtgtgtatgtgtgtgtgagtgttaggGCTGTGACGGTGACCGCATTACTGCAATACAGTGGTCATGTGAAACAGTGGTCTACCGCTGCACCACGCTCATTAAAGTCATCACCGCAGGTCATACTGAGCCATCAGACGGATGATGGTGTGTatcaaccatagactgtatacatAAATGGACGGAGGGTCTGTGACATCAACcgttggtttctgcagagtgagaatgaGGCTAGTAGGAGGCGTTCCTCCATTGCCATCTTGCCGGAGCTGACTCCTCCTAGTTCCTAGCTAACCAATCAATGGGACAGCAGGAGGAGCGCGAGTGAAGACTGACAGCTGTGCGACTGCAGCAGAGCTCTAGATGCCTGGTTAGCTTAGGCTATGGCTAACCGGCTAACCGGCTACCTTCGACATGCTAGTCGCCGGTACTAATGGCTAAAGCTGCCCGCCCGGATGGTTGCGATCTTTACcatgaactagaggtaagtaaccttgaaactatacaataacaaaacatattgctttatctatcatcataatcatatgctAACATGCCTTAAGTGTTTTTTAACATGGGAGTAATatgggactttctgtttcttggagccGGCCCTCTGTGGCCACCCAGTGAattgcagctttttacacttccttatcggcctcatcgctcagcccaggatgttgccccttggTATCAACCCAAGAGTAACAAGGAGCAGATACCCAGGGAGCAATGCATTACACCCAGGCAGTATGTCGCTGTAATGGAAAATTATAATGACCAGTGTCTGAGGTTGTGGAAATCCCCTGACTAGGTATCTCTCTACTGTGaccttggcaaacagggagtttgctACAGTGGACGGACACACCAGATAGACACAGAGGATgatttcaaatctttttttcttattacgttttatgaagcacctctttgtattagttctggcatgtcttctttttttcatattgtcttgtgaaacgcctctttgtataagttctggcttttgTGAACCTGCGGCCAGTTGTTCCATTCTGATCAaccgtgcttgttgtgtaactctgcagagcttactattataaagactcaatggcaacgccagtctgagaatttaattatttcaaatctcaagatgaatttccctCACATCGCTTGATTACCGCAGGGagaaaatggtaaatggtaaatggttttttatttatatagcgcttttctagtcttgatgaccactcaaagcgctttacagtacagttttacattcacccattcacaaacacattaatacagtgcatttattcgcagcactttgttattctatgggggtcCATTCGGGGtttagcatcttgcccaaggacacttcggcatgcagatgggtcagggttagggttagggttagggttactgccgaccttcaggttggaggacgaccactctacccctcagccacagccgcccctctACATTCACAACCCTAGTGAGTGTCtgcttgtctctgtttgtcttcacacacaaactgtcttcacacacaaactgtcaaatacattacacagaaaaagtctgcagaaactccagaggctctcacttctacatttgcattcacacatacagaccCTGCAGAGAAAGTCTAGAGGATCTCCGGAGATCATTCCATGTCCTAAAGCTTTTTAGTGCATCAAAATGTGTAAGTGGGCATTATCATAGAATCAAGGATTAATaggtaaaatgtattaattatttgCCATTGTTATTTGGTATTAATTGTCCAACTGTGCTGAGTTGCATTCCTTGACTTACCACATCATATCCACTGGGTGCCCTGTTCCTGGAGGCCACTACGCCAACCCCTGTAATTGGATCCATTGGCATCTCTGGCAAAGCATCAGAAAGATCCCGAACCTCAGGCATCTTTGTAGATTTCTGCATCAAAAGGTGTCAGAGGAAATAGCACAGATTCACTTGTTTTACATACGGATACTATAGAAGGAAAAAGACACATAACATTCAAAATATACCAATATAATACCCTaatgaataaaaatatttataattatcaTCACGTTTATATACAGTTagtcattacgattaacattagactcaatggCACCTCTCAAAAATAAACGTGTAAAACATAGTGAATTAGCTCCCTGATATAATTCCAACACACGTGTATTTAAACAAGTGTCTAGAAAACTAAAAAGGAAGTGGCACTCCAATAACTCTGCTGAAAATCACTTAGCCTGGAAAGATAGTGTTAAATCATATAAGAAGGccctccacaaagcaagagctgtcTACGCCACattaatagaagaaaataaaaacaacagcactctcttcagcactgtagccaggctaaTAGAGATCTAATCTTCTTAAACCCACAACTTGTAAATTAGATTGCATTCATACAACGTTACTTCTAATAAATTCTACCCGTCCTTAAAAGTTATTTACTGAATACAATCAATCTATCATTATCATCAGAATATGTACCACAGTCCTTTAAactagctgtaatcaaaccccttctcaaaaaaacGACCCTGGACTAGGGCTGTGCTCAAAAAATCGATATGGCGATATATCGTGACGTCGTCATGCCGATGACCACATCGATGCTTTGACGGCAGTCTTTGGTGCGGTGCATAATAATGCCAATAGGTGGCAGCATAAGTAAAAACAGCAAACGTctcaattcaaaacaacaagGAAGAAACACCGGAAAATCCGGCGGTGTTATTGCATGTGAAATGCTTTGCCAGCGGTCTGAATTTGGCCGCTCAACCTGCGCTCGAGACGCCCACTATTTCTTACTTACTCTCCACTgagtcaatctgaggagggctgttttagacagggtaaaaagggtgctgttttcaatgatccttgtggtattttgaccaaaataggttacagacatttcattataaGAAATCCTTGGGGTTgataagaccccaaggaaccatatcaactgtggtaaaatgggcatacgatgggtcctttaaaacaaatttcaagGACTGTCTTCTTTCACTTGCGTAacatctcaaaaatcagacatgtcaaAAGATTGTGGACTACAGTGGCATCCgatcatgatggtggatcctgattgTGGTGGCTGCGGATcttggactatgattacaacaaaaCTGATTGATAATGTATACTCAGATACATTACTGACAAAAATACATCAATTCAAATACCTTCCATTATTctaaaaactgtttattcttATCAATGCAgcaaatacccttatctttctgatgttatCCATTAACTGtagcatctattgcacttctgtccgtcctgggagagggattttatttacacaaaaaaaaatatctcgGTCTGAACTGCTTATCTGCCTTTTAATGTCCCAAATggttaattttcacactgaactAGAGGGTActctaataaaaaaataataactagggATTTGAGCAGCACTGTGCGGGTTTCGAGTACTTACGATCTCGAAACCTGCTGCGGGGGAGGGCGAACAGGGAATGGGCGAAACCTCTGTGTCGTATGCATTTTTTGCATCGCATGAAGGATAaacacatcacttcctgtgtcagtCATGCAGCACTGGACCACACCCCCTAATCATGCATTACGGTCCACGGCCTCAAGTGTAGACCACAAGctgaaaatgtatgtaaatcaaATTGAAGTTATAGAACAATGCTTAACTCTTTTTGGCTGTAGGGGGTGCTATCAATATCACTCCACCAAGCAGACATGTTGCTGAGCTAGCAGTTTGTTAGCTACCACAGGCTCACCACAACGAACAAGACTGAACAAACAGTGCAGCGTGGAGGGATGCAAGGAAGAGAATGTGTCCATGCACATTTCTGCTGAGAACATTAGTATTGAAACTCTGTACTCTAACTCAGGATGATGCTCCTACATTGGCCAACTGTCCTGCTAAAATTTCAACAAACATGAGGATGGTGTAACTTActgttcagaaacatcctgttgtaaccGACTGTGAATATGCGGCTGGTCTAATGTATCCAAACATAACGTGACTTTCATTTTTGTTCACCAGAGAGATCGTCAATGCACCAGAATGAGACCAGTGATAGGCCTTGTTGCgtgtcactcaaagtgcagtcagccaatcagaggaggggctcaaAAGGCAAGCAGCttcagagagaggcagaagagaggacatggaaatacactTTTCATCAGTTttgactttaaaccactgatatatcatcgTAGGGGTATAAATACCTCAAATTAAGGTGTAAAATATAGGCCCTTTAAATAGTAAGTAACggtaattagggcccgagcaccgaatggtgagaggccctattgaatctgtaaggatttttattattagggcccgagcaccgaatggtgagaggccctattgaatctgtagggatttttattattagggcccgagcaccgaatggtgagaggccctattgaatctgtaaggatttttattattattattattattattagggcccgagcaccgaatggtgagaggccctattgaatctgtaaggatttttattattagggcccgagcaccgaatggtgagaggccctattgaatctgtaaggatttttattattattattattattattagggcccgagcaccgaatggtgagaggccctattgaatctgtaaggatttttattattagggcccgagcaccgaatggtgagaggccctattgaatctgtaaggatttttattattattattattattattattattagggcccgagcaccgaatggtgagaggccctattgaatctgtaaggatttttattagggcccgagcaccgaatggtgagaggccctattgaatctgtaaggatttttattattagggcccgagcaccgaatggtgagaggccctattgaatctgtaaggatttttattattatt
This genomic window contains:
- the mvb12ba gene encoding multivesicular body subunit 12Ba isoform X1, producing the protein MPEVRDLSDALPEMPMDPITGVGVVASRNRAPSGYDVVSTTTDGLDADLWKDGLFKSKVTRYLCFTRVFSKENSHLGNVLVDMKLIDIKDTLPVGFIPIQETVDTQEQAFRKRRLCIKFIPRDSTEAAICDIRILGRSKQAPPQYTFIGELNNMGIWYRMGNVPRTQDSTHTPTTNNIQNVNFSSSSAPVPAAPMPKHISMTLPASFRGKNTTRPDYEHQNSSLYAISAMDGVPFMISEKFACASSDLQQVDLMNITIKSLTEIEKEMLHWFVLKNVVPQCVHQSMITVSAQSTAQQLASLPVQQGPL
- the mvb12ba gene encoding multivesicular body subunit 12Ba isoform X2 translates to MPEVRDLSDALPEMPMDPITGVGVVASRNRAPSGYDVVSTTTDGLDADLWKDGLFKSKVTRYLCFTRVFSKENSHLGNVLVDMKLIDIKDTLPVGFIPIQETVDTQEQAFRKRRLCIKFIPRDSTEAAICDIRILGRSKQAPPQYTFIGELNNMGIWYRMGNVPRTQDSTHTPTTNNIQNVNFSSSSAPVPAAPMPKHISMTLPASFRGKNTTRPDYEHQNSSLYAISAMDGVPFMISEKFACASSDLQQVDLMNITIKSLTEIEKEYDYSFRTEHSAAARLPPSPTRTSLSSEA